In Fibrobacterota bacterium, one genomic interval encodes:
- a CDS encoding tetratricopeptide repeat protein, translating into MAVGKLLSICAALGTLAFASPSAPDPKPAAQAPEAKDVCKQGRSLYSSGDVVRAAKALTHCVEQEPRNREAWTALANADLEAGRFAQSAEAFARAEALKPGDDAFLNAYLSALEGAGRDEDRIPVLRKLAARKSGDRQAAERLLAAVEASGVDRHADDYLFALQILGDGPRAERFHVEKLAAAYLKRKDYEKAEAEYRWLLEKSPESPEGWAGLGSALALSDPQAASDCYRKAALYSNHAEQRAGYLAERDRLAKASPEVKPSLPQDVKETALAAPTQEKAIAPKAAPAAEKNAVAKTVPAPEKIMVAKAAPVAEKPPVAKAVPTPEKPATAKVAAGSGLDLKAFQDSVYRAELAKQLAARHIKKADIAAVTAPGTQASPVVAVPAPGKPAQSQPPIQSQAEKNQIAIEEKRQKEDARKQAEAEKLAKAEKTHKDSLDRAAEAKATAEAKAKEDAAKRDAMAKAEKARQESQAKADKARSDSLKAVADRKGAEEKLRQEALAKADRARQDSLARADKARQEAMAKAEKARNDSLARVAETKAKEEKARQDAVAKAEKARQESQAKADKVRSDSLKAVADRKAAEEKIHQEALAKARKDSLDRVAEAKAKEDAAKREAVAKADKARQDSLARADKARQEALAKADKARQDSLVKVAEAKSKADKARQDSLVRVTEAKAKAEKAKQDSLAMVAVAKAKADKAKQDSLVMVAEAKAKADKARQDSLAQVAKVKAKADKARQDSLAQVAMVKAKADKARQDSLAQVAVAKAKAEKVRQDSLARVAESIARAEKARQDSLARADKARLERERLARERRDRFDRAYAHYRAGRLDSSALLFKAVLADSPVADAWYYAGRVQLAKGDFSRALELFERAASDKPDIDGLKGKALLGMGKPKDALKPLQAQYTKDKNDSLLEDIIAAKRKIGDEAGAITTLEELATRRPGSLKVQTELAAYWRSKGVRAKATERYNHVFTLDPKDGEANYWLGMEAIQSNGFVRAAPLLERAVIAFPTRADAWKGLAKADLALGRRDAAWEAHRKALALSPNDLELAKGRLALARESHPNELAQAYEEVLRLSPGDTSAAMGLARLRYGRGDYAGAEKDFRIALKDSKDGQAWAEFGRTLLELKKSDEAAAALQKAVDLGEKDPSLHLDLARIRIDKGDLDGAEALVKDLAKQSPRDAEAQYWLGQIALKRQQTQVAEEFFRKAHQLQPDHAKYAESLAQALRDKDEFKQALAVLSQAEPSLSPGGKLLFGECLARSGDPGKAIEVYAALFAKQPSAQLLARRMDLLVLAGKAEQAVELTGASPYAQSNEVRYALAKAQLNLAESHVLKGDVDQAVDLMKQVVKSDDHRPEYHYYLGLGFFDQARWKKAVDEFGEALTYRVDYPEALYRKGLCLLKTGDAKEAGDAFTELSQHADAQWKARGLYGMAMVFEADGKTEAVQHHLELSIAAAAQADAMADLARILLKQGKVPEAQEWARRALAIDHGHEAATVALGDALAASKKQDQAMELARAGLKVKPLSCGLLVQSAKLNFEAGRIDSSLVASNVAMKNCPTEPMAYYYAGVATRSSNRSKEAKQYFKTFRKLGGDGKMVPEE; encoded by the coding sequence ATGGCTGTCGGTAAGCTCCTTTCCATATGCGCAGCGCTTGGCACGCTCGCTTTCGCCTCGCCATCGGCCCCGGACCCGAAGCCTGCGGCGCAAGCGCCGGAAGCCAAGGACGTTTGTAAGCAAGGACGGTCCTTATACTCGTCCGGGGACGTGGTGAGGGCGGCCAAGGCCCTAACGCATTGCGTAGAACAGGAGCCGCGCAACCGTGAAGCCTGGACCGCATTGGCCAATGCCGATCTCGAAGCCGGCCGTTTCGCCCAGTCCGCCGAAGCCTTCGCCCGCGCCGAAGCCCTGAAGCCGGGGGATGATGCCTTCCTCAATGCCTATCTCTCCGCTCTCGAAGGGGCGGGAAGGGATGAAGATCGGATTCCCGTGTTGCGCAAGCTCGCTGCGCGGAAATCCGGGGATCGCCAGGCCGCCGAACGATTGTTGGCCGCCGTGGAGGCCTCCGGGGTCGATCGCCATGCCGATGACTATCTGTTCGCCTTGCAGATTCTCGGCGATGGCCCCCGCGCGGAACGCTTCCATGTCGAGAAGTTGGCCGCGGCCTATTTGAAGCGGAAGGACTACGAGAAGGCCGAAGCCGAATACCGCTGGCTGCTGGAAAAAAGCCCGGAGTCCCCGGAAGGTTGGGCGGGTTTGGGGTCCGCGCTGGCGCTATCCGATCCTCAGGCGGCCTCGGATTGCTATCGCAAGGCGGCATTGTACTCGAACCATGCAGAGCAACGCGCAGGTTACCTTGCCGAGCGGGATCGGCTGGCGAAGGCTTCCCCCGAAGTTAAGCCAAGCCTCCCGCAGGACGTCAAGGAAACGGCATTGGCGGCACCCACGCAGGAGAAGGCCATTGCGCCCAAGGCCGCGCCTGCAGCGGAAAAGAACGCGGTGGCCAAGACCGTACCCGCACCTGAAAAGATCATGGTGGCGAAGGCCGCGCCGGTGGCGGAAAAGCCTCCGGTAGCCAAGGCCGTACCCACGCCGGAAAAGCCGGCCACGGCCAAGGTAGCCGCCGGCTCGGGTCTAGATCTCAAAGCCTTCCAGGACAGCGTTTATCGCGCGGAGTTGGCTAAACAGCTAGCGGCCCGGCACATCAAGAAAGCGGATATCGCCGCCGTTACCGCTCCAGGCACCCAAGCGTCCCCGGTGGTCGCCGTTCCGGCTCCGGGCAAGCCGGCGCAATCCCAACCTCCAATCCAATCCCAAGCCGAAAAGAACCAAATAGCCATTGAGGAAAAGCGCCAAAAGGAGGACGCCCGTAAGCAGGCCGAAGCGGAAAAACTCGCAAAGGCGGAGAAGACACATAAGGACTCCCTTGATCGCGCGGCGGAAGCCAAGGCCACGGCCGAAGCCAAAGCCAAAGAGGATGCGGCGAAACGCGATGCCATGGCCAAGGCCGAGAAGGCCCGCCAGGAATCCCAGGCGAAAGCCGATAAGGCCCGAAGTGATTCCCTGAAGGCCGTTGCGGATCGCAAGGGTGCGGAAGAGAAACTACGGCAGGAGGCCTTGGCGAAGGCGGACAGGGCCCGGCAAGATTCCCTGGCCCGCGCCGATAAAGCACGCCAAGAGGCTATGGCCAAGGCCGAGAAGGCCCGCAACGATTCGCTCGCCCGGGTCGCCGAGACCAAGGCGAAGGAAGAAAAGGCCCGGCAGGATGCGGTCGCCAAGGCGGAGAAGGCCCGCCAGGAATCCCAGGCCAAAGCCGACAAGGTACGGAGCGACTCCCTTAAGGCCGTTGCGGATCGCAAGGCTGCGGAAGAAAAAATCCACCAGGAGGCATTGGCAAAGGCCCGCAAGGATTCCCTTGATCGCGTGGCGGAGGCGAAAGCAAAAGAGGATGCGGCCAAGCGGGAAGCAGTCGCCAAAGCCGACAAGGCCCGCCAAGACTCTCTCGCCCGCGCCGACAAGGCGCGCCAAGAGGCCCTGGCTAAAGCCGATAAGGCCCGACAGGATTCCCTAGTCAAGGTCGCTGAAGCGAAATCCAAGGCGGACAAGGCCCGGCAAGATTCCCTGGTTCGGGTAACCGAGGCGAAGGCGAAGGCGGAAAAAGCCAAGCAGGATTCCTTGGCGATGGTAGCCGTGGCGAAGGCCAAGGCCGATAAAGCGAAACAGGATTCTTTAGTCATGGTTGCCGAAGCGAAGGCAAAAGCGGACAAGGCGCGTCAAGATTCCCTAGCGCAAGTCGCCAAAGTTAAGGCCAAGGCGGACAAGGCCCGCCAAGATTCATTAGCCCAAGTCGCCATGGTAAAGGCCAAGGCGGATAAAGCGCGCCAAGATTCATTGGCCCAAGTCGCAGTTGCGAAAGCCAAGGCGGAAAAGGTACGCCAAGACTCCCTGGCCCGGGTCGCCGAGTCGATAGCAAGGGCCGAGAAGGCCAGACAGGATTCCTTGGCGCGGGCGGACAAGGCGCGCCTGGAAAGGGAACGGCTCGCGCGCGAACGTCGGGATCGGTTCGACCGCGCGTATGCGCATTATCGCGCCGGACGCTTGGACTCTTCGGCGCTGCTATTCAAGGCCGTGCTGGCGGATTCTCCGGTCGCCGATGCGTGGTATTACGCCGGCCGCGTGCAACTGGCAAAGGGCGATTTCTCCCGGGCCCTGGAATTGTTCGAACGCGCTGCTTCCGACAAGCCGGACATCGACGGCCTTAAAGGAAAGGCTTTGCTTGGAATGGGGAAGCCCAAGGATGCGCTGAAACCCCTGCAGGCACAGTACACCAAGGACAAGAACGATTCCTTGCTGGAGGACATCATTGCGGCCAAGCGAAAGATCGGGGATGAAGCGGGAGCCATAACCACCCTGGAGGAATTGGCGACGCGCCGCCCCGGCTCCCTGAAGGTTCAAACCGAACTGGCGGCATACTGGCGTTCGAAAGGGGTTAGGGCTAAGGCGACGGAACGCTACAACCATGTCTTTACGCTCGATCCCAAGGACGGCGAGGCCAATTATTGGCTCGGCATGGAAGCCATCCAATCGAACGGTTTCGTCCGCGCCGCGCCTTTGTTGGAGCGGGCGGTTATCGCCTTCCCGACCCGCGCGGATGCCTGGAAGGGGTTGGCCAAGGCCGACCTCGCTTTGGGGCGCAGGGATGCGGCCTGGGAGGCCCATCGCAAAGCCTTGGCCTTATCGCCGAATGATCTCGAATTGGCGAAGGGCCGTCTGGCCTTGGCCCGCGAATCCCACCCCAACGAATTGGCGCAGGCATATGAAGAAGTGTTGCGCTTGTCCCCCGGCGATACCTCCGCCGCCATGGGCCTAGCGCGCCTTCGCTACGGACGCGGCGACTATGCGGGCGCGGAGAAGGACTTCCGCATCGCGCTGAAGGATTCGAAGGACGGACAGGCCTGGGCGGAATTCGGCCGGACCTTGCTGGAACTGAAGAAGTCCGACGAGGCGGCCGCTGCGCTCCAGAAAGCGGTGGACTTGGGGGAGAAGGATCCATCGCTGCATTTGGATCTGGCGCGCATCCGCATCGATAAAGGCGATCTCGATGGGGCCGAGGCGCTCGTGAAGGACTTGGCTAAACAATCGCCGCGGGACGCGGAAGCCCAGTATTGGCTGGGCCAAATCGCCCTCAAGCGCCAACAAACCCAAGTGGCGGAAGAGTTCTTCCGGAAGGCCCACCAGCTACAGCCCGATCATGCGAAGTACGCCGAGTCTCTTGCCCAGGCCCTGCGCGATAAGGACGAGTTCAAACAAGCCCTCGCCGTGCTTTCGCAAGCGGAGCCCTCCCTCTCGCCGGGGGGAAAACTCCTGTTCGGCGAATGCCTCGCGCGCTCAGGCGATCCGGGCAAGGCCATCGAAGTCTACGCGGCCCTATTCGCTAAGCAACCGTCCGCCCAATTGTTGGCCCGGCGCATGGATCTGCTGGTTCTCGCAGGGAAAGCGGAGCAAGCGGTGGAATTGACGGGAGCTTCGCCTTATGCCCAATCAAACGAAGTCCGGTACGCCCTCGCGAAAGCACAACTGAACCTGGCCGAATCGCACGTCCTGAAGGGGGATGTGGATCAAGCGGTCGATTTGATGAAGCAAGTCGTTAAGAGCGACGATCATCGCCCCGAGTACCACTATTACCTCGGCCTTGGCTTTTTCGATCAGGCCCGTTGGAAAAAGGCGGTGGATGAATTCGGCGAAGCGCTGACTTACAGGGTGGATTATCCCGAAGCCTTGTACCGCAAAGGACTTTGTCTGCTCAAGACCGGGGACGCGAAGGAAGCCGGCGATGCCTTCACCGAGCTTTCGCAGCACGCCGATGCGCAGTGGAAAGCCCGTGGCCTTTACGGCATGGCGATGGTTTTCGAGGCCGACGGGAAAACGGAGGCCGTCCAACATCATCTGGAATTGTCCATCGCGGCCGCAGCCCAAGCCGATGCCATGGCCGACCTCGCGCGCATCCTACTCAAGCAGGGCAAGGTTCCCGAGGCCCAGGAATGGGCCCGCCGGGCGCTGGCCATCGACCACGGCCATGAGGCGGCCACGGTGGCTTTAGGCGACGCCCTGGCCGCGTCCAAGAAACAGGATCAGGCCATGGAATTGGCGCGGGCCGGGTTGAAGGTCAAACCCCTTTCCTGCGGCCTTCTCGTGCAATCGGCGAAATTGAATTTCGAAGCCGGCCGGATCGATTCGAGCCTGGTCGCGAGCAACGTGGCCATGAAAAATTGTCCTACCGAACCCATGGCCTACTACTATGCGGGCGTGGCCACGCGCTCCAGCAATCGATCCAAGGAAGCTAAGCAGTACTTCAAGACTTTCCGCAAGCTGGGCGGGGACGGAAAGATGGTTCCGGAGGAATGA
- a CDS encoding helix-turn-helix transcriptional regulator, translated as MKKFTWPAELTLSLIGGKWKGLILNLLLTGESKRFGELKKLSRGISAKILAKHLKELEFDGLITRMVTGTDKPRILYAPTERSRSLAPVLTAMQLWGQEHLDVYADNEPGDGPARGDATGPLPEGSIREPSFRAAKTDFRADQTEESARPIPDIALVS; from the coding sequence CTGAAAAAATTCACTTGGCCGGCGGAGTTGACCTTATCCCTCATCGGAGGGAAATGGAAAGGCCTTATCTTGAATCTCCTTTTGACCGGAGAGTCCAAGCGTTTCGGGGAGTTGAAGAAGCTCTCGCGAGGCATTTCGGCGAAGATCCTGGCCAAGCATTTGAAAGAGCTCGAGTTCGATGGGCTCATCACGCGCATGGTCACCGGAACGGATAAGCCGCGAATCCTCTACGCGCCGACCGAGCGCAGCCGGAGCTTGGCGCCGGTTCTGACGGCGATGCAGCTGTGGGGCCAGGAACACTTGGACGTCTATGCGGACAATGAGCCGGGAGATGGACCGGCCCGCGGGGACGCGACAGGTCCTTTGCCCGAGGGTTCAATCCGGGAGCCTTCTTTCCGAGCCGCTAAGACGGATTTCCGAGCCGATCAGACGGAAGAATCGGCCCGGCCGATACCCGACATCGCACTGGTCTCGTAA
- a CDS encoding carboxy terminal-processing peptidase, with protein sequence MSKELRSFACVLSLLGLSTAAVPQPTKEEFLTKIVVKSLASWHYSPPKIDDAFSKKVYSLEVKRLDPQKRFLIQEDLDSLSRFETDIDNELNQGSLDFFDAASALLRRRIQEAQTMTAALLETQLDLNVEDSLPMEPEKLPWAKNKEELRDRWTKMLKYQILAHMQDARETKDKDKEEKLKEASKEKPKPDAVKGAKGNKGSKAAVNAKNGEKPVAPEDTEKNAREYVKRSTRRLFERMLKEDKMERISSYLNTVGNTHDPHTEYFKPEAKEDFDLSMTGTLEGIGAVLREDDGFIKVVSIVPGSASWRQKELKAEDKILKVAQGNEEPVDLVEASVNEAVRLIRGRKGTEVRLTVQKPSGRIQVIPIIRDVVVVEETYAKSSILTPPGSKKKYGYINLPAFYHDFNNSHGRTSSADVRDELEKLKAENVEGVVLDLRSNGGGALDDAVKMAGLFFKTGPVVQIKDQKGNTTVLNDQDADVTYDGPLMIMVNTFSASASEIVAAALQDYGRAVIMGTDTSFGKGTVQSMLDLDAYLPPAFSSFKPMGSLKLTIQKFYRINGGTTQYKGVVPDIMIPDAYSNLEVGEKNLDYPMPWDTVSSLTYAKWPKRADIASLKKKSQGRVKADPFAQKMLELADKLAKQRDRAYVSLSKAKFFQEQESARKESEKFEALQKENANMKVSPLALSRPPVDSLEDEKEKKWREGLAKDYYLREAVNVLGDMVQPNVAAK encoded by the coding sequence ATGTCCAAGGAGTTGCGTTCCTTTGCTTGTGTCTTATCGCTTTTGGGTCTGTCCACGGCCGCCGTGCCGCAGCCGACCAAGGAAGAGTTCCTCACTAAAATCGTGGTGAAAAGCCTGGCTTCGTGGCATTATAGTCCCCCGAAGATCGATGATGCGTTCTCGAAAAAGGTTTACTCCCTCGAGGTCAAGCGTCTGGATCCCCAGAAGAGGTTCCTCATCCAAGAGGACCTGGACTCCCTTTCCCGCTTCGAGACGGATATCGACAACGAGTTGAACCAAGGCTCGCTCGATTTCTTCGACGCCGCTTCCGCCCTGCTGCGGAGGCGAATCCAGGAGGCCCAAACCATGACGGCGGCCTTGCTGGAAACCCAGTTGGATCTGAACGTGGAGGACTCCCTGCCGATGGAGCCGGAAAAGCTCCCCTGGGCCAAGAATAAAGAGGAACTGCGCGATCGCTGGACCAAGATGCTCAAGTACCAGATCCTCGCGCATATGCAAGACGCCCGGGAAACGAAGGATAAGGACAAGGAAGAGAAACTCAAGGAAGCATCCAAGGAAAAGCCCAAGCCGGACGCCGTGAAGGGCGCGAAGGGAAACAAGGGGTCCAAGGCCGCCGTGAACGCGAAGAATGGCGAAAAGCCCGTGGCCCCGGAAGACACGGAGAAGAATGCGCGCGAATACGTGAAGCGCAGCACCCGTCGCCTCTTCGAGCGCATGCTCAAAGAGGATAAGATGGAACGCATTTCGTCCTATTTGAATACGGTGGGGAATACCCACGATCCGCACACCGAGTATTTCAAACCCGAAGCCAAGGAGGATTTCGATCTCTCCATGACCGGGACCTTGGAAGGCATCGGGGCGGTTCTTCGCGAGGACGACGGCTTCATCAAGGTCGTGAGCATCGTGCCGGGAAGCGCCTCGTGGCGCCAGAAGGAACTCAAGGCGGAGGATAAGATCCTGAAAGTCGCCCAGGGCAACGAGGAGCCGGTGGACCTGGTGGAAGCCAGCGTGAACGAGGCAGTGCGGCTCATCCGCGGGCGCAAGGGCACCGAGGTGAGGCTGACCGTGCAAAAGCCTTCCGGACGCATCCAGGTCATCCCCATCATCCGCGACGTGGTGGTGGTGGAGGAGACTTACGCCAAGAGCTCCATTCTGACCCCTCCCGGCAGCAAGAAGAAATACGGTTACATCAACCTGCCGGCCTTTTACCACGACTTCAATAACAGCCACGGCCGGACTTCCTCGGCCGACGTGCGCGATGAGCTGGAAAAGCTCAAGGCGGAAAACGTGGAGGGCGTGGTGCTGGATCTGCGCAGCAATGGCGGAGGCGCGCTGGACGACGCCGTGAAGATGGCGGGATTGTTCTTCAAGACCGGACCTGTGGTCCAAATCAAGGATCAGAAGGGCAATACCACGGTCTTGAACGATCAGGACGCGGACGTCACCTATGACGGGCCGCTGATGATCATGGTCAACACTTTCAGCGCTTCGGCTTCGGAGATCGTGGCGGCGGCCCTGCAGGATTACGGTCGCGCGGTTATCATGGGGACGGATACGAGCTTCGGGAAGGGGACCGTGCAGTCCATGCTGGATCTGGACGCCTACCTGCCGCCCGCGTTCAGTTCCTTTAAGCCGATGGGATCCCTCAAGCTCACCATCCAGAAGTTCTATCGCATCAACGGCGGCACCACCCAATACAAAGGCGTGGTTCCGGACATCATGATACCCGATGCGTACAGCAACCTCGAAGTGGGGGAGAAGAACCTGGATTACCCCATGCCCTGGGATACGGTCAGTTCCCTCACTTACGCGAAATGGCCGAAGCGCGCCGATATCGCTTCCTTGAAAAAGAAAAGCCAAGGCCGCGTCAAGGCCGATCCCTTCGCCCAGAAAATGCTGGAACTGGCCGACAAGCTGGCCAAGCAGCGCGACCGCGCCTACGTAAGCCTGAGCAAGGCCAAGTTCTTCCAGGAGCAGGAAAGCGCCCGCAAGGAATCCGAGAAGTTCGAGGCCTTGCAGAAAGAGAACGCCAACATGAAGGTCTCGCCCCTCGCCTTGTCCCGGCCCCCCGTGGACTCGCTAGAGGATGAGAAGGAGAAGAAGTGGCGCGAGGGCCTGGCCAAGGATTACTACCTGCGCGAGGCCGTAAACGTGCTGGGGGATATGGTCCAACCGAACGTGGCCGCCAAGTAG